From bacterium, the proteins below share one genomic window:
- a CDS encoding tetratricopeptide repeat protein, with product MTRFLPILLIVITAAHGALEIREVPPLVKSDRALTAELDRGCWELIYALEGGGSAAEVSSRLAHLTDSYPERLRSGSYAYQLAVGRLAFATGDLDRAREAMKRAVEVNPAAAEPWAWIAAVELKLGRVEAALSAAHTALEMDPLQPVAREVAQGALALLSNSSGTFSSGDPEAVEELLAGDRSFARGDYAEASRSYERALELDPAFVEARVYLGDCRYQTGDYAGALIEYRRAVEMNPDFAPAWNFMGDALAALGRTAEAVEAYRKALELNPDYAGPRTKLRQLGEEP from the coding sequence ATGACGCGATTCCTGCCCATCCTTCTGATCGTCATCACCGCGGCTCACGGCGCCCTGGAAATCCGCGAGGTGCCGCCGCTGGTCAAGAGCGACCGGGCCCTGACCGCCGAGCTGGACCGCGGGTGCTGGGAGCTCATCTACGCCCTGGAGGGCGGTGGGAGCGCCGCGGAGGTTTCCTCGCGCCTGGCCCACCTCACCGACTCCTACCCCGAGCGGCTGCGCAGCGGCAGTTACGCCTACCAGCTCGCGGTGGGGCGCCTGGCCTTCGCCACGGGCGACCTGGACCGGGCGCGGGAGGCGATGAAGCGGGCGGTGGAGGTGAACCCGGCGGCGGCCGAGCCCTGGGCCTGGATCGCCGCCGTCGAGCTCAAGCTCGGGCGGGTCGAGGCGGCGCTTTCGGCGGCCCACACCGCCCTCGAGATGGACCCCCTCCAGCCCGTGGCCCGCGAGGTGGCCCAAGGGGCGCTGGCCCTCCTGTCCAACTCCTCGGGCACCTTCTCCTCGGGGGACCCCGAGGCGGTGGAGGAGCTTCTGGCCGGGGACCGTTCCTTCGCCCGGGGGGATTACGCGGAGGCGTCGCGGTCCTACGAGCGCGCCCTCGAGCTCGACCCCGCCTTCGTCGAGGCCCGGGTTTACCTGGGCGACTGCCGATACCAGACCGGCGACTACGCCGGGGCCCTGATCGAGTACCGGCGGGCGGTGGAGATGAATCCGGATTTCGCCCCGGCCTGGAACTTCATGGGCGACGCCCTCGCGGCCCTGGGTCGCACCGCCGAGGCGGTGGAGGCCTACCGGAAGGCGCTGGAGTTGAACCCGGACTACGCCGGCCCGCGCACCAAGCTGCGCCAGTTGGGCGAGGAACCTTAA